A window of the Mus musculus strain C57BL/6J chromosome 18, GRCm38.p6 C57BL/6J genome harbors these coding sequences:
- the Neto1 gene encoding neuropilin and tolloid-like protein 1 isoform 2 (isoform 2 is encoded by transcript variant 2), translating to MASWSLWDFQLDIISHLIYLRFLDYEMQNSNECKRNFVAVYDGSSSVEDLKAKFCSTVANDVMLRTGLGVIRMWADEGSRNSRFQMLFTSFQEPPCEGNTFFCHSNMCINNTLVCNGLQNCVYPWDENHCKEKRKTSLLDQLTNTSGTVIGVTSCIVIILIIVSVIVQIKQPRKKYVQRKSDFDQTVFQEVFEPPHYELCTLRGTGATADFADVAEDFENYHKLRRSSSKCIHDHHCGSQLSSAKGSRSNLSTRDASILAEIPTQPVKPLIPPVNRRNILVMKHNYSQDAADACDIDEIEEVPTTSHRLSRHEKSVQRFCLIGSLSKHESEYNTTRV from the exons ATTTACTTACGTTTCTTGGACTATGAGATGCAGAATTCAAATGAGTGCAAAAGAAACTTTGTGGCGGTCTATGACGGAAGCAGCTCCGTGGAGGATTTGAAGGCCAAGTTCTGCAGCACAGTGGCTAATGACGTCATGCTGCGCACAGGCCTTGGGGTGATCCGCATGTGGGCAGACGAGGGTAGCCGTAACAGCAGGTTTCAGATGCTCTTCACATCCTTTCAAGAAC CTCCCTGTGAAGGCAACACATTCTTCTGCCACAGTAACATGTGTATTAACAACACGCTAGTCTGCAATGGGCTCCAGAACTGTgtatatccctgggatgaaaatcACTGTAAAG AAAAGAGGAAAACCAGCCTGCTGGATCAGCTGACCAACACCAGTGGGACGGTCATTGGCGTGACTTCCTGCATTGTGATCATCCTTATTATCGTTTCTGTCATTGTACAGATCAAACAGCCTCGTAAAAAATACGTCCAAAGGAAGTCAGACTTTGACCAGACCGTTTTCCAGGAGGTGTTTGAGCCTCCCCACTATGAGTTATGTACGCTCAGAGGAACTGGAGCAACAGCCGACTTTGCAGACGTGGCGGAAGACTTTGAAAATTACCATAAACTGAGGAGATCATCTTCCAAATGCATCCATGACCATCACTGTGGATCCCAACTGTCCAGCGCGAAAGGCAGTCGCAGTAACCTCAGCACAAGGGACGCTTCCATTTTGGCAGAGATACCCACACAGCCAGTCAAGCCCCTCATCCCACCCGTGAACAGAAGGAACATCCTGGTCATGAAACACAACTACTCACAAGATGCCGCCGATGCCTGTGACATCGACGAGATTGAGGAGGTGCCCACCACAAGCCACAGGCTATCCAGACACGAAAAATCTGTCCAGCG GTTCTGCCTCATTGGGTCTCTAAGCAAACATGAATCTGAATACAACACAACTAGGGTCTAA